The proteins below come from a single Oncorhynchus keta strain PuntledgeMale-10-30-2019 chromosome 32, Oket_V2, whole genome shotgun sequence genomic window:
- the LOC118365459 gene encoding uncharacterized protein LOC118365459 yields the protein MAKKTCNPGTRWDKLLITCIPLIRPKPATESPPVKWSSDVPPQYDPAVSPAVWISMVVIVNGSILAMFLWFIIYKMQARRNHTAGEPEAGLNPPAKALPLVEGDCTSAVVQREEEAPPSCPQLNGGTQTCFRQEVSTYSGASVCGSLGEVGGMFMCNGLREHWIPLPATELGDAALVTTKTVQCSD from the exons ATGGCAAAGAAGACCTGTAATCCGGGCACAAGGTGGGACAAACTGCTCATCACCTGTATCCCCTTGATAAGGCCAAAGCCAGCCACAG AATCCCCACCTGTAAAATGGAGTAGCGACGTTCCTCCCCAGTACGACCCGGCAGTGAGTCCAGCTGTCTGGATATCAATGGTCGTCATAGTGAACGGCTCCATCCTGGCAATGTTTCTATGGTTCATCATATACAAAATGCAGGCAAGGCGCAATCACACTGCAG GTGAACCAGAGGCAGGACTTAACCCTCCAGCTAAAGCCCTGCCACTTGTGGAGGGAGACTGTACATCAGCCgtggtacagagagaggaggaggcccCTCCATCCTGTCCTCAGCTGAATGGTGGGACCCAAACATGCTTCAGGCAGGAGGTATCCACCTACAGCGGGGCCTCTGTGTGTGGCTCTCTTGGGGAGGTAGGCGGCATGTTCATGTGCAATGGTCTGAGGGAGCATTGGATCCCACTTCCTGCCACTGAGTTGGGGGATGCCGCTTTGGTGACCACCAAGACTGTGCAATGCTCCGACTGA
- the plbd1a gene encoding phospholipase B-like 1, with the protein MKRLCLLFFFYVAATFASADEMKAATVYWDATHKTVQLKEGVIEKEGDAYGYLNDSLSQTGWSVLEIRAGYGETLEHDEVTYFLAGYLEGFLTAPQMISHYANMYPQLIKDPKVLGPVERFMVKQDSWTREQVKLNRSSDPLWHHTGFIVAQMDGLQAGVAHWAKKQGKEPLSLFAVQFLNAVGDLLDLIPALVPSTEPPLGNFKLPGMGHCSALIKMLPGFENLLFSHSSWYTYAATMRIYKHWDFHLSEPHTATGKLSFSSYPGFLVSLDDFYLLGSGLMMTQTTNNVFNTSLFSQVTPHSLLAWQRVRLAHSLSHTGEQWANTFSRYNSGTYNNQYMIVDMRKVTLGHSIEDGALTVVEQIPGLVEFSDQTRALRRGYWPSYNVPFHPKIYTLSGYGKMWEEYGDDFSYDLCPRAKIFRRDQAEVKDLDSLKHIMRYNDYKNDPYSKGDPCKSICCRNDLREKDPSPGGCYDTKVTDFHMAQEFRAEAVNGPTTQGDLPPFTWEDFNSTAHQGLPDHYDFPFISMQPALFMP; encoded by the exons ATGAAGAGGCTGTGTCTTTTGTTTTTTTTCTATGTTGCTGCGACTTTCGCCAGTGCTGATG AGATGAAAGCAGCCACAGTGTACTGGGATGCTACACATAAGACTGTACAACTGAAAGAAGGAGTGATAGAAAAAGAGGGGGATGCATATGGATACCTCAATGACAGCCTCTCTCAAACGGGCTGGAGTGTACTGGAGATCCGTGCAGGGTATGGGGAGACCCTTGAGCATGATGAGGTCACCTACTTCCTTGCAGGATACTTAGAGGGCTTCCTCACTGCACC GCAAATGATTAGTCACTACGCCAACATGTATCCCCAGCTGATCAAGGACCCCAAAGTTTTAGGTCCAGTGGAGCGCTTTATGGT GAAGCAGGACTCGTGGACCAGGGAGCAAGTGAAACTGAACAGGAGTTCTGATCCTCTGTGGCACCACACTGGCTTCATAGTTGCCCAGATGGACGGACTTCAGGCGGGGGTCGCACACTGGGCCAAGAAACAAGGGAAAGAG CCTTTGTCCCTATTTGCTGTCCAGTTCCTGAATGCGGTGGGAGATCTGCTGGACCTGATTCCAGCCCTGGTCCCTAGCACTGAGCCTCCTCTCGGAAATTTCAAATTACCCGGAATGGGCCACTGCTCTGCCCTCATTAAG ATGCTCCCTGGGTTTGAGAACCTGCTGTTTTCCCACTCTAGCTGGTATACATACGCTGCCACCATGCGCATCTACAAGCACTGGGACTTCCACCTCAGTGAGCCCCACACTGCCACGGGCAAGCTGTCCTTCAGCAGCTACCCAG GCTTCCTGGTGTCTCTGGATGACTTCTACCTCCTGGGCAGTGGCCTGATGATGACCCAGACCACCAACAATGTCTTCAACACGTCCCTCTTCTCCCAGGTCACGCCCCACAGCCTTCTGGCCTGGCAGAGGGTGCGTCTGGCCCACTCCCTGTCACACACTGGGGAGCAGTGGGCCAATACCTTCTCCAGATACAACTCTG gcACCTATAACAACCAGTACATGATAGTGGACATGAGAAAAGTGACCCTGGGCCATAGTATAGAGGATGGGGCTCTGACAGTGGTGGAGCAGATTCCTGGCCTGGTAGAGTTCTCTGACCAAACTCGGGCCCTGCGCAGGG GTTACTGGCCCTCGTATAACGTGCCTTTCCACCCAAAGATCTACACCCTGAGTGGCTATGGGAAGATGTGGGAGGAGTACGGGGATGACTTCTCCTATGACCTCTGCCCCCGGGCCAAGATATTTCGTCGGGACCAGGCTGAGGTTAAGGACCTAGACTCCCTCAAACACATCATGAGATACAACG ACTACAAAAATGACCCCTACTCCAAGGGTGACCCATGCAAGTCCATCTGTTGCCGTAATGACCTGAGGGAGAAAGACCCCAGCCCAGGAGGATGCTATGACACCAAG gtgactGATTTCCACATGGCGCAAGAGTTCAGAGCGGAGGCGGTGAACGGTCCCACGACGCAGGGTGACCTCCCTCCCTTCACCTGGGAGGACTTCAATAGCACGGCTCACCAGGGTCTGCCAGACCACTACGACTTCCCCTTCATCAGCATGCAGCCTGCACTCTTCATGCCCTGA